The following proteins are co-located in the Calliphora vicina chromosome 2, idCalVici1.1, whole genome shotgun sequence genome:
- the kraken gene encoding probable serine hydrolase: protein MDSVNKVCSNNGIINGGTSNGSSGSQISNGTARNRDSWEEVTIEVPWGTVQGKWWGSRNKQPILALHGWQDNCGSFDKLCPLMPPEIPVLCIDLPGHGKSSHYPKGMQYFLFWDGICLIRRIVRKYGWKRVTLMGHSLGGALTFMYAASFPAEVEKLINIDIAGPTVRSIERHADTTGWALDKFLDYETLPETKVPCYTYDEMVKLVLDAYEGSVDEHSVKVLMERGMETAPQHLHRNGYHFSRDLRLKISLLGMFTADQVLAYAKRIRCKVLNIRGIPGMKFENPQVYEKVIETLKENAKLVIYKEVPGTHHLHLCTPERVAPIINDFLLEA from the exons ATGGATAGTGTGAATAAGGTATGCTCTAATAATGGTATCATTAATGGTGGCACCTCGAATGGATCTTCCGGCAGCCAAATATCTA aTGGCACTGCACGTAATAGAGATTCTTGGGAAGAAGTCACAATTGAGGTGCCATGGGGTACCGTACAAG GAAAATGGTGGGGAAGTCGTAATAAACAGCCAATATTAGCATTGCATGGATGGCAAGATAATTGTGGTAGCTTTGATAAATTGTGCCCACTTATGCCTCCAGAGATACCAGTACTATGCATTGATTTGCCAGGACATGGAAAATCTTCACATTATCCCAAAGGTATGCAATATTTCCTATTTTGGGACGGTATATGCCTGATTCGCCGCATTGTACGCAAATACGGCTGGAAGCGAGTTACTTTAATGGGTCATTCACTGGGCGGTGCTTTAACCTTTATGTATGCTGCTAGCTTCCCCGCAGAAGTTGAGAAATTGATAAATATTGACATTGCTGGACCTACAGTGCGCAGTATTGAACGCCATGCAGATACAACCGGATGGGCATTAGATAAATTCCTGGACTATGAAACATTACCAGAAACCAAGGTACCTTGTTATACCTACGATGAAATGGTCAAATTGGTATTAGATGCTTATGAGGGTTCTGTGGATGAACATTCGGTGAAGGTGTTGATGGAGCGTGGCATGGAAACGGCACCTCAACATTTACACCGCAATGGCTATCACTTTTCCAGAGATTTACGCTTGAAAATCTCTCTACTTGGCATGTTTACAGCTGATCAAGTATTGGCTTATGCCAAGCGTATACGCTGTAAAGTACTAAATATTCGTGGTATTCCGGGCATGAAATTTGAAAATCCCCAAGTCTATGAAAAAGTTATTGAAACTCTGAAAGAAAATGCTAAACTTGTGATATACAAAGAAGTACCTGGCACACATCACTTGCATCTCTGTACACCGGAACGTGTGGCTCcgattattaatgattttttattagaaGCGTAA
- the Nubp1 gene encoding cytosolic Fe-S cluster assembly factor Nubp1 homolog produces the protein MMPEPENCPGVESANAGLGSACQGCPNQQICSDPNKKLEDPGKALVAAAMKDVNNKLLILSGKGGVGKSTVTMLLSRYLAKSYNDKNFGVLDIDICGPSQPRLLGVEGENVHQSGSGWSPVGVDDNLCLMSIGFLLGSPDDAIIWRGPKKNGMIRQFLSEVDWGTLDLLLLDTPPGTSDEHLSVVSYLRDEQEPNSLKAIIVTTPQEVSLLDVRKEINFCKKQGVQILGVIENMSSFRCGHCGNSSEIFPAKTGGAKGMCDEMNVTFLGSLPLDPELTKACDKGEDITSLKNSTTAALEEICKNIAKIF, from the coding sequence ATGATGCCTGAACCAGAAAATTGTCCGGGTGTGGAAAGCGCCAATGCGGGTTTAGGAAGTGCCTGCCAAGGTTGTCCTAATCAACAAATCTGCAGTGATCCCAATAAGAAACTTGAAGATCCCGGCAAAGCATTAGTGGCTGCAGCTATGAAGGATGTTAATAATAAACTGTTGATATTATCTGGCAAAGGCGGCGTTGGGAAAAGTACAGTGACCATGTTACTATCGCGTTATTTGGCCAAAAGTTACAATGATAAAAATTTCGGTGTTTTGGATATTGATATATGTGGTCCATCCCAACCACGCCTATTAGGCGTAGAGGGAGAAAATGTTCATCAGTCGGGTTCTGGATGGTCTCCGGTAGGCGTTGATGataatttatgtttaatgtcGATTGGTTTTTTGTTGGGATCTCCAGATGATGCAATCATTTGGCGAGGACCAAAAAAGAATGGCATGATTCGACAATTTTTAAGTGAAGTTGATTGGGGGACTTTAGACTTACTACTATTGGATACTCCACCTGGTACTTCGGATGAACACCTATCGGTAGTATCATATTTACGTGATGAACAAGAACCAAACTCACTTAAAGCCATTATTGTAACAACACCCCAAGAAGTGTCACTACTGGACGTACGCAAGGAGATAAACTTCTGTAAAAAACAAGGTGTACAAATATTGGGCGTCATTGAAAATATGAGCAGTTTTCGGTGTGGCCATTGCGGTAACTCCTCAGAAATATTCCCTGCTAAGACTGGTGGTGCCAAAGGAATGTGTGATGAAATGAATGTGACATTTTTGGGCTCATTACCACTAGATCCGGAACTAACAAAAGCATGCGATAAGGGAGAAGACATTACATCACTAAAGAATTCGACGACAGCAGCTTTAGaggaaatatgtaaaaatatagctaaaatcttttga